The sequence CCTGATCGGTGTGACCGTCATCGCCAGCGTCGCCCTCGTCGCCGCGGGGGCGTCCGTGATCGACTCGACACAGCGGTCCGCCGAGGACACGTACGTCGAGCGGTCGCTGGTCCAGTTCGACGCCCGCGCGGACGAGGTATCGCTGGGGGAGTCGACCATGGCGCGATCGGATTTCGGTGACACGAAGGGTTTCCGGGTCGACGTCCAGGAGAACGCGGGTCGGATGACCATCGTCCACCACGACGCGAACGGCGATGACGACGAGGTCATCTACGACGAGACGCTCGGGGCCGTCAGGCTCCAGCGGGGGGAGACGACGCTGGCCTACCAGGGAGGGGGCGTCTGGCGCAGCGACGGAGCGGGGACGGTGATGGTGAGCAAGCCGGCGATGAACTACCGCGATCAGACACTCACATTCCCGGTCGTTCGCGTCCAGGGGAGTGACAGTGCGATGGGGGCCGTTCGGGCGGTGGTTCGTGACGGAGATTATCGGACGGTACCGGTGTTCCCGAACGAAACGGCCACCTACGCGAGCGGGGTTCCCTACCAGAATACGCTTCGCTACGGCCACGTCACGGTCACGGTCGGGGGTGAGTACTACGACGGCTGGGCCAGGTACTGGCGCGAACACACCACGGGACGGGTCTCCGTCGACCACGCGAACCGGACCGCGGATCTGGACCTCTACGCGTACGGCACGCTCGGGTCCTTCCAGATGCCCGACGAGGGGGAGGCCATCGAGGTTCGTGGCTACGCGGGGGCCGAGACGCTCGGGAACTTCAGCGTGGATCTCGCTCCCGACGATACCGATGCGGCACAGTTCGACAACCTGCAGTGGTCGATGTACGCCGAGGAGGGTGACCAGCAGTTCGAGGTCCATCTCAGGCAGGGAAAACGGGCCCACGGCGAGGGAGCGTGTAAGACCCAGACCGTCGATGCGACGGTGTACTATAGCGAGACCGGCGGAGACACCTACGAGGGTTGGCACGCCGACGACGCGTTCACGTCGGAATGTACCGACCGGGACGGGGATGGCGTGGCGGACGAGACCCGCCTCGTGGCGAACCTGACGGGCGAGACCAGACTGGAGCAGACCGAACTGTCCAGCAGTCACCTGACGCACTTCTCGCCGTCGGGGGGTACTGAGATCTCGGGCGATCCGGGGACCTTCGCGGCCACGTGCGACGATCCCGACTGCGACGAGTCGGCCCCGGTCGGCGACCTGACCGGGTACTACCTCGCCCAGCTCGGGATGGACTTCGACATCGTCGTCGACGACAAGTCCTCGGATACGGTGAACGAGAACGCCTCTTCGGGGTACATCGAGTATCCCGGCGAGGGCCGAATCACGTATCTCCACGTCACGGAGAACACCATCGACGTCGAACTGGAATGACGACCACAACGCGCGTGCGGTGCCGGGTCGACGGCCAGGAGGTCGGGGCCACCATGGCCACCGATCGGCGTACCCTTGCGGGCCATTCGACCGGCTCACCGCGCCATGGACGGGGGGAGAAGCGATGTTAGCGACCTTCGGACGGATGCTCGCGTGGGGGGACGGCCGGGTCGTCGTCCACGAGTGTCGGCGATGTGGCACGACTCTCGACGGACCGGACGCGGCGTGTCCGTTCGGCTGTTCGGCGGGGGTCGTCCACTACGAGATCTGACGGGGGGGGGAACACGAGTGATCGACGGCCGGCGTCGAGGTGCTAGGAGCCTGCTACCTGCCAGCTACGTACCGAATACTGTCCATAACAAAGCCGACAATCGCCATAGGAGCGGTAGACACGCCGAAGCGACCGTCGGTTCGTCCGGCTGGACGGCAATCGACGGCGCGGCGTGTATCGGGGTGAAACACATGCAACGACGCACACACTCGGGGGGTTCACTCGACCGGAGCGACCCACCCGACACGGGGGACGACGTGTCCAGGGACGAACCGGACGCGTCGGGGGACGCACAGGCACACCAACGGAGGGGTGACAGTGGCTAAAAGCGACCGACCGGTCTCCGGCGGCGACGGACCGACGTTGCTGCCACCGGTGGACGAGACGCCGCCGGCGGTCCTGGGGGAGTACACCTGGGCCGCCTACATGCGCGAGCACGGCCACGAAGACGAAATCGAGGCGCTCTACAGCGCGGCCGCGGAACGGGACGAACCCGCGGGATGGCTCGAGGGCAGACGAGCCGAGCAGCCGGACGTGCCGGTTCCCGAGGGGGACGCGTGGGAGGCCGTCGCGTTCGATCCGACGGACGTCCTCGGATTCCACCCCGACGCGACCGCGCGTCGACTCGAGGAGACCGGCTCCAGTGCCAGGGCCGTCTGGACGGCCTTCGCGGAGTGGATCTGGCGCACGCCGGTCACCAAAGACGAGTACACCTGGGAGCACTACAAGTGGGAGTACTTCTACGAGGACGACGGCCGACTGCCGCGAGACGAGAATGGAGCGTTGATCGAGTTCGACCCCGCCGAGGCACTGGGCTTCGAGCCCGCGTCGATCGAGGCGCGACTCGACGACCTCGCAGACCGGGCCGAGGCCACGCTCGAACTCGAGGACCGGCGGACGGTCGACGTCAACCCCGACATCGACGAGGACGACTTCTTCTCCTCGGCCGAGGGCGAGACCACCCTGGTCAACCGCTACGACCTGGAGAAGGCCGTCTCGATGGACCGGAAACTCGAGTTCACGGAGGTCGAGCGCTACTGGGTGAACGAACCGCACGCCTTCGTCATCATCTTTCACTCGGCGAAGGAGAACGAGGAGAAGTACTACCTCGTCACGCCGTACCTCAACGAGATCGAAGCCGACCTCGTCGATTTTCTCTCGGGGAAACTCCGGACCGTCATCAGAAACGCAGACGAGGCGGTCGGCATCGCGACGACGCCCGAGGAGCGAGCTGCGGTGCTCGAACGGGAGATCGAGGGGTTGCTCGACCGGTACGACCTTCGGAGTGAATCCACGTCCATTCTCGCGGACGTACGCGAGCGCATCGAATCGGTTCTCGGGGACGGGGACGAACCGGCGCCGGAACCGCCGAATCCCCTCGACGGCATCGCGGCACGGCCGGAACCGGTCGTCGTCGAGGAGGACTCGGAGACGCTCACGCCGTATCAGGTACAGAAGTTGCTGCACGTCCTGATACGGGATTTCATCGGGTACGAGCGGATCGACGGCATCAAACACGACGTGAACGTCGAGGACATCTCCTGTGACGGCTACGACCAGCCGGTGTTCGTCTACCACACCGAGTACGAGAACCTCATCACCAACGTCCGCCACGGGCGAACGCAACTCGACAACTTCGTCATCAAACTCGCCCAGCGCTCCGGGAAGGGGATCAGCAAGCGGCGACCCCAGGTCGACGCCACCCTGCCCGACGGCTCGCGAGCCCAGTTGACCCTCGGCGAGGAGGTCTCGGACCACGGGACGAACTACACCATCCGGCAGTTCAACGACGTCCCCTTCACGCCCATCGACCTGATCAACTGGAACACGTTCTCGCTCGACCAGATGGCGTTCCTCTGGCTGGCCATCGAGAACAACAAGAGCATCATCTTCGCGGGCGGGACCGCCTCGGGGAAGACCACGACGCTGAACGCCGCCTCGCTGTTCATCCCGTCGAACACCAAGATCGTCTCCATCGAGGACACGCGGGAGGTGGAGCTGCCCCAGCGCAACTGGATCGCCTCGATTACTCGCCCCTCGTTTACGGACGACGACACCGGTAACGTCGACGAGTTCGACCTGCTGGAGACCGCGCTCCGCCAGCGCCCCGAGTACATCGCCATGGGCGAGGTCCGGGGCGAGGAGGGGCGGACGCTCTTCCAGGTCATGTCGACCGGCCACACCACGGTGACGACGTTCCACGCGGACTCCATCGGCGAGGTCCTCAAGCGGTTCACGACCGACCCGATCAACGTCTCGAAGACCATGTTCACCGGCGTGGACCTGGTCTGTGTGCAGACTCAGACCCGGGTACAGGGCCGGAAGGTCCGCCGGGCGAAGACCATCACCGAGGTGAACCACTACGACGCCGAGAACGACGAGATCAACGTCCAGGACGTCTACAAGTGGCATCCCGAGTCCGACAGCCACCGACAGAACGGCGTTCCGAACACCCTCGACGACATCACCTTCGACCAGGGGTGGAGCGACGCGCGACTCGACGAGGAACGGGCCAAGCGGAAGGCGGTCCTCGCGTACTTGATCGAGAACGACCTCACGGAGTACGCACAGGTCGCCGCCACCCTGCAGGCCTTCATGAAGGACCCGGACACGGTCCTGGCGCTAATGGCACGCGGATCGCTCGAGCGGAGCCTCGAGAACCTGCGCGAGATGGAGAGCATCGGCATCGACGTCCAGCCGGAGAAGGAGGCCCTGGTGCCTCGACCCACCGCCGACGAGGAGATGCGCCGTCAGGTCCGCGAGGTCCTCGCCGAGGCGGAGGAGCGCTTCCTCGCGGCGTACGAGACGGTCGAACCGAGTCCACTCGTGAGTGCGCTCTCTGACGTGCGACCAGCCGAGGACGTCGTCGTCGAACCGAGTACCGACCCAGCGGAACCAGAACCAGTGGCCGGCAACGGGAGCGACGCAGAGCCCCCATCGCAGGCCACCTCGGACGATCACGAATCCACTACCATGAACGACAGCGACCTGTTCGCGGACCTGCTCGACGACCGCGACCGACTCGACGACATGCTCGACGACGAGACGAACGACCCGTCGTCCGGGACGACCTCGGACGACGAATCGACCAGCGACCCACGGAGGTAGACCAATGGAATACGCACTCGCAGCACTCATCCTGAACGAGACGGGCGAAGAGATCAACGAACACAACCTGACCGCGGTCCTCGAGGCGGCCGGTGCACCGATAGTGGAATCGCGCACCAAGGCGCTCGTCGCCGCCCTCGAGGGGGTGGACCTGGACACGGCGACGCGGGGCGAATCGGTGACCGACGGCGGTCGATTCATCTTCGAGGACACCGAATCGGCCGGTGAGACGAACGGGGATTCCGCGGCTACCGAATCGAACGAGGTGACCAAGGCCGAGAGCGCGGATTCCGAACCGGACGGGGCATAGGCGATGGCCCGCAGCGTCTTCGATCGGGTCCCGGTGGCCGCGTTGACCCTTGACGTCGATAGCCTCGCCGATATCGGGTACCCGCTGTACCGCCGCCTGTTCGACGGCCGTTCGCCACCCGAGGAGTTCGAACGGAAACTCGCCGAAGCGCGCCTGTCGACACCGGTGGAGGTCTACCTCTCGAAGTCGCTGGCGGTCGGACTGCTGGCCGGCGTCTCGCTGTGGCTCGTGGGGACCTTCCTCGGGTACCTCGCGTTCGTCGTCGCGAACGTCCTGTCCGGCCCGCTCATCGGCGTCTCGATACAGAACGAGGGGCTGCTCGCATTCTTCGCGAACGTGCGAACCCCGCTGCTCGTGCTCACGACCGGCGTCGTCTTCGGGACCCTCGGCTTCGCCGGCGGGTTCGGCGCACTCCTGGCGTACCCCTACTCGGTGTCGTACAATCGCCGTCGGCAGATCAACATGCTGTTGCCGGACGCCGTCTCGTACATGTACGCGCTCTCGGTCGGTGGCATGAACCAGCTAGAGGTCATCCAGGAGATGGCGAAGGCCGACGACACCTACGGCGAGGTCTCCCGTGAGTTCCGGAGCATCGTCCAGGAGACCGAGTACTTCGATACGGACTACCGGTCGGCGATCAGGAAGCAGGCGAACAGCTCGCCCAGCGACGGCCTGCAGGCGTTCCTGATCGACATGCTCTCGATCATCAACAGTGGTGGTGACATGACGGAGTTCCTCGAAGAACAGAAAGAAAAACACATGCGGACGGCCAGACAGGAACAGGAGGACGTCCTCGAGACCCTCGAACTGTTCGCGGAGATGTACCTCACCATCTCGTTGTTCCCGTTGCTCTTGATCATCGTCTTCGTCGTGATGGTGCTGCTCGGCGAACTCTCCACGTCGCTCCTGTTCGTAGCCGTCTACGGGCTGATTCCGATAACGGCGGTCCTCTTTTTGGGGCTCGTCGCCACCGTCACGCGTGACGAATTCGGCACGGGTACCATCTCGACCGAGGGCGAGAACGCGTGGCTCGAAGCCGAGACGGAGACGGGCGTCTGGAACCGCGGCCTGATCGAAGCCTTCGTCGGCACCTACCGCATCTTCGGCCGGATCGCCGAGCGGGAACGGATCTACGACGTGGTGCAGGTGGCGAAACGACCGCATCACTTCTTCCGCGACAACCCGCTGTACACGCTCGCCGTTACGGTGCCCGCCACGATCGCACTGGTCGGCGGGCTCCTGGCGACGAACGCGGTACCAACGACGTGGAACGGCCTGGTCCGGCAGCCGATCTGGGGGACGTTCGTCTACCTGTTCGCCCCGCTGTACGTGATCGCCCTCCCACTCGCGGTGTTCCACGAGTGGAACGTCCGCTCACGCACCGCGGTCCTCGAGACACTGACGGACGACCTCCGGAAGCTGGCCAGCGTGAACGACACCGGGATGACCCTGCTCGAATCCATCGGGACGGTCGGTCGGACCTCCTCTGGGAAACTCGCCCGGGAGCTTCAGGGGATGTACGACAACGTCAACTACGGGATGAGTCTGCGCGAGTCGCTCGTCGAGTTCAACAACCGGTACCGCATCCCGCGGCTGGCGCGGACCGTGAAACTCATCAGTAAGTCCCAGGAGGCGTCCAGTCAGATCACCACGGTGTTGCGGACCGCCGCGACCGCCAGCGAGAACCAGGACGACCTGGATCGCGAGCGCCGGTCCCGGACACGGATGCAGGTCGCCATCATCGTGATGACCTTCGTGGCGATGCTCGGCGTCCTCGTCATTCTCAAGACACAGTTCATCGACGTCATGGCCGGCCTGACCGACGGGAGCGGCCGAGGGTCGCTGGGCTTCGGTGGCGCGGTGGACACGGGCCAACTCTCGTTGCTGTTCTTCCACGCCATCTCGCTGCAGGCCGTCCTCACGGGCATCAGCGCCGGCTACCTCCGGAACAACAGCCTCCTCGCGGGCGCGAAGTACGTCGTCGCCCTCTCGACGGTCGCCCTCGTGGTGTGGACGGTGGTGAGCTGACGTGCCCGGGAGCCATCGCCCTGCCGACGACCGAGCGACGGACGGCCGCCGTGGCCAGACGACGCTCGATTTCGTCCTGGCCATCGGGGTGTTCATCGTCGCCGTCGCGTTCGTCTTCGGCTTCGTCCCGGGGATGGTCGATCCGTTCACGCAGGACCAGGCCGAGGGACAGGTCGCGGATCGGGTGGCCGACGCCGTCGTCGACGACCTCACCGACGGCGTGGACGAGCCCGGCGAACTGAACGAGACGAAGACGGTGGCGTTCTTCGACGGTCCCGCCGACCTCGCCGACCGCGCCGGCGTCGACTCGCGGTACGGGATCACCGTGTCGCTGGGTCGCCCGGTCGACGGCGAGGATGATCTGCAGGTGCTCTGTGGAGAGAGCGGGGACGTCCACTCCTGTAGCGCTGGTGGCGAGGCCCTGCAGATCGGCGATTCGGTACCGGCGTCGAGTACGACCATCGGAACTGCTCGGCGAACGGTGCTAGTCGACGACCAGATAGCCATCGTTCACGTACAGGTGTGGTCGTGATGGACGACAGAGCACAGGCGTTCACGCTCGAGGCGGTCCTGGCTGCGGTGCTGCTCGTCGCGAGTCTGGCGTTCGCCCTCCAGGCAACGGCAGTGACGCCGGTCAGCCCGAGCGAGTCCACGACCAACGAGGCGGTGCAACGCGCTTCGGTCGCCGCGGGTGCCCTCGACACGACGGTGGCGAACGGGGCTGCCAAACGCGCATTGCTGGCCTGGAACGAATCGAGTGGGGGCTTCGTCGGGGCCACCGAGGAGGGATACTACGTAACCGGCGACCCGCCGACCGCCTTCGGCGAGACGATGCATCGGACGCTTTCCGCCGAGAGCGTCGCCTACAACGTCGACCTCGTGTACCTCACTCCGGAGGGGGAGTACCGAACCACGGCACTCGTCGACCAGGGGACCCCCAACGATGGGGCGACCCGCGTCGCCCGAACCGTGACGCTTCACGACGACGATAGGCTCACTCGTCTCGACGGGCGAGAGCGCAACGTCACGGTCTCCGAGACGGCGTTTTTCGCCCCCAATGTGGACACCGACAGCGATCTCTACAACGTGATCCGCGTGGAGGTGACCGTATGGCGGTCCTGATCGAACGGGACGTCCTCGCTGGCGACGGTCGGGGCCCCGATGGACGGCGAGGACAGCTCCTCTTCGTCACGGCTATCGGCCTCGCGGTCCTCCTGGTCGTCCTCTCGGCGACCCTCAACGCGACCGTCGACACCGGTGGCGTCGGGCCGGATGGGACGGCGACCGACGCGAGTTCGAACGCGCTCCGATTCCAGGCCGACGCAGCGGTCGCTATCGGCACGGCCATGGACCACGTGAACCAGGGGACCGAGGATTCGTATTCCGACCTCGAAGACGCACTGGAGAAGCGTGTCGATGCGTGGAGTGACCTCGCCGTCCGTCACACCGCTCGCGACGGGACCTGGGTGCGGGCGACCGTCGTCGACACCACCGACGGCACGAGACTGGCCCAGACCAATGCCTCTCGCCCCCTCACTAACGTGGACGGGAACGAGACCTGGACGGTCGTGAGCGATGCCGACCGCGTTCGGGCCATTCGCCTGGCGCCGTCCAACGAGTCACTCGTCGAAGTCACGACTCCGTCGCCGACCGTCACTCAGCTCGAGAACGAGGACGTCTTCACCGTCACCCTCCACGGCGACGACCAATCGGCCCGCGTGTTCGTCTACCGGACCGACGACGACCCGGCAGTCGTCTCGGTCGACAGCGGTGACGGGAGCCTCGAGGGGTCGTGCGCCGTTCCGGTCGGGCCAGACGGTCGTTTCGGTATCGACCTCACCGCGGCCACGGTCTCGGACACCGACTGCGAGCCACTCGAAGCGCTCGCCGACGTCGACGGGCCGTACACCGTGGAATTCGACAACGGTGACAGCGCCGTCGGGACCTACTCGCTCGTCGTCGACCGGCGGCCGAGCGAACTCGATACAGACGGGTTCCACGCGGATGGCGATGCCGGCGGTCCCACCGCGACGAAAGCCATCTACGATTCGACCGTGGAGACGACCTACGCCTCCCGAACGATCGACACGACGCTGGAACACCGGATCGCTCCGGGGGAGTTCGATGACTGATCGTGCCGTCTCGGCCGTGGTGAACTACGTGCTGGTCCTCGGTATCGTGACCCTCCTCGGGACGGGCCTGTTCGTCGCCGCGACGGACTACGTCCAGGGTCAACAGTCGACAGCGATCCGCGCGGAGTTCCTGGACGTCGGCAACGATCTGGCCGGGGAGCTATCGGACACGGAACGGGTGGCCCGATCGGCCGACGGGGACGGACAGGTCGTAGCCGCCGTCGACCTCCCCGAGCGTGTCGCCGGGAGTCCGTATCGGATCACGATAGAGCCCACCGGCGCGGACAGGGGGGAACTCGTCCTCCGGTCGAGCGATCCGGCGGTCACCGTCACGGTGCCCTTCAGAAGTCGGACGCCGGTCGCCGAGACGACGGTCGAAGGCGGTCCCGTCGTGATCCGCGCCGCAGTGACGGATGGGAACGTCACTGCACTGGAGGTGGCCGATGGCTGACCGTGGCCAATCGGAGGTGATCGGATTCGTCCTCGTGTTCGCCCTGGTCGTTTCCACCGTCTCGCTCGCGTCGGTGGCCGGATTCGGTGGTCTCCAGGACGCCCGCGACTACGAGCGGTCGCACAACGCCGAGCAGGCCTTCGCGGTGCTCGCGAACGGTATCGACGACGTCGCCTACGAGGGGGCGCCCAGTCGGCAGGTCGAGATGGTCGCCGACGAGGCACAGGTGTTCGTCGGTGACCCGGTCACCATCACCGTCGCCGTCGCTGGCGGCGGTGCCGAATCGGTCACCGTTCATCCAATCGTCTACCAGGGACCGGACGGGTCACGACTGGTCTACACCGCCGGTGCGGTCATCCGGGCGGACCCGGATGGCGCCGTCATGATCCGGGAGCCCGACCTCGTGTTGAGCGAAGCGCGAACTGTCCTTCGGATCGTGCAGACTCGAAACGACGACGGGGCGAACGTCGGGGGTGCCACGGTCCGCGTCAGGGCAGATGGCGTCGACGATAACGCAGTGTTCGCGAACACGACCACACAGGACGTCACGCTCACCGTCGAGTCGCCACGAGCGGGGGTCTGGAAGCAGTACTTCACCTCGAACGACGATCTCGACTGCACCGAAACGGCGGACGCGGTCACCTGTGAGGTGACGTCCGACGCCGTACACGTGACGGTCTCGGAGATAGTCGTCGGGCTCTCATGACCGCCGCGTTCGTGGCCCACGATTATTTCAGCAGTCGCCGAACGCTATCGGTGAACGCGTCTGGGATCGCCGTTCGGATCGTTTCGGGGTCCGTCTCACCGTCCAGATTGACGAGGTACGTCCGCCCCTCGTCGTCCCCGTAGACGCGCTGGAAGTCGTAGACGAACCCAAGTACGGTCACCGCGTCCGGGACGTCGTCGCTCTCACGGAGGAAGGCCACCTGTCTGTCCACGTTGTACTCGACGAGTTGGTCGACGAGGCTCGTCGCCCGGTCCGGGTCGACGCGGTCGTCGTCCAGTCCCGCCTCGACGACCGGGACGAGCATCTCGACCCACTTCCTTACCCCGGGCGGCGCGTCGAGGTCCCCTTCCTCGACGGCCTCGAGTGCGGCCGTCACCGCTCCACAGCCGGTATGTCCGACCACTACGGCCACCTCGGTATCGGTGTACGCCATCGGATACAGGACGCTGCCATCGACGACCGTTTCATTCTCGTATCGATCCCACACCTGATTGCCGATCGTACTCGGGGTGAACAACCAGCCCGGTTCGTCGACCGCCCACATCCCCTCCTGGGAAACCCGGGAGTCCGAACAGCAGACGGAGACGACCGGTGGTTGCTGTGCCGTCTGGACCGCCGAGAAGTACCCCTCGGGGAGCGAAGCGACGTGGCGCTCGTTCCCGCCCAGGAGTGCTCTGATGACGTCGTCGGCCATGGCTCGACGGTCGGGTCCAGGGACGGTAGCTGTTTCGCAGTCACCGATGGCCCAACGCTGTGACAGCTACCGTCCGAACAACAGCGGGGCGACGAAGAGGGCAATCGGGACGACGATCCAGACCTGCCCGGCGAGGACGTTATACTGGCCGAGGGTCACCGAGACGGGCGTCCCCTCCACGTAGCCGACTAGAAACTCGAAACCGACCGTTAAAACGACCCAGACCAGCCCGATGACGATGAGTTCGGCTCGGGTGTACCCGACACCGGTCCACCCGAAGAACAGCCACGAGACGACGAGGATGACGGTGACCAGCATCGCCGTGCTCGCGACGTGCCCTGGGTACTCGCCGAAGCGTGGGATGATGAGGACCTCGCGGAAAATTCCGTTGGCGATCGCCAGCACCGCCAGGACGAGCCAGACACCGAGGGGTGCGAGCAGGGTCGTCGGCCGGATGGACGCGGAGAGCGTCGTCGCTGTGGACATACCGGCGAGTACGCTTTTCTCGGCCAAAATGGTAGCGTGAGAACAGGTGTGTCGGGCCGGCCAGTCGGGTTGCGGGGGGGGGGGACGTCCGCGCCTCGCTATCTCTCGTTGCCCTCGCCGTCAGCCCGGCCCAGGGGCCCGAAGGCGAACCCGGCGACGGCCTCGCCGTCGTTCGATCGGAGGAACTCGACGAGTGCATCCTGCAGCGCTTCGTGGGCACCCTCGTCCGGGATCGTCGCCCGGGCGTCACCGGCCTGACCGCCGTAGCCGCCAAACTGCGAGTGATTCATCCCCTCGATGGTCACCTCGATCGTCCCGTCCGCCGGGAGGTTCTCCCGGTTGTTCCGGGCGGACTCCGCATCGAGGATCCCATCACGCTCGCCCCGGACGGAGAGCACCCTGACGTCGGCCGCTCCGACGTCTCGGTCGCAGTACGAGCCAAAGAGTACGAGCCCAGACACCTGGCCGGGACTGCGAGCGACGTAGCGACACGCCATCGCGCCGCCGAGCGAGTGACCGCCGACGAACCACTGCTCGATCTCGGGGTGGTCGGTGATGATCTGACCAGCCATGTCGACGTCGAAGACCGCCAGGTACAGCGGTGGCTTCGGAATGAAGATCGTCACCCCGGTCCGTTCGACGACCGGTGCAAGCACCGGAACGTAGGCATTCGGGTGCACGCGCCCCCCGGGATAGAACACGAGCGCAGTCGGTGTGTCCCCGTCCCGCTCGACGGCCCCCGCTCCAGGTGAGAGCACGTAGCCATCCCCCAGCGAGGAGACCGTGACCGCCGGATTCTTCTCGACCGTCTGCAATTCGTCCGGCGTCGCGGCGTAGGGTGTTCCGACGACGCCGACGCCGAGGCTGGCGGCGACGAGGAGGGTACCGACCGTCCAGACGAGGAGCCGTTCCCAGTTCATTGTACGATACGCGTCCGCCGCCGTCGGACACTCGCTCCCGTCCGACCGATCGACGCACGTGCCGGCCAGACGCTCCGAGCGCATTTGAATGTGCGTGGGCCAGTTGCGCACCCGGGTCGCCAGCGTGCTCGGCCGTCTCACCGGGGGGAGGAGGGGATCGATCGGCCGGTCGCTCAGTTTAACTAGTCGAAAACCCAACAACTCCTATGCGAACGTCCTCGAAGGCCGCCATCCTCGGCGGTGGTGCGGTGCTCGCCGCCTGGACCGCCTGGGGTCTCTACTCGATCCGATCGGCGGAATCGATCCAGTACGAACGGATTCGCGCACTCGACGGCGTGGAACTCCGGCGATATCCGGCGACGGTCCGTGTGGAGACGACGGCTCCGGATCAGATCAC is a genomic window of Halanaeroarchaeum sp. HSR-CO containing:
- a CDS encoding 50S ribosomal protein P1 — translated: MEYALAALILNETGEEINEHNLTAVLEAAGAPIVESRTKALVAALEGVDLDTATRGESVTDGGRFIFEDTESAGETNGDSAATESNEVTKAESADSEPDGA
- a CDS encoding type II secretion system F family protein, encoding MARSVFDRVPVAALTLDVDSLADIGYPLYRRLFDGRSPPEEFERKLAEARLSTPVEVYLSKSLAVGLLAGVSLWLVGTFLGYLAFVVANVLSGPLIGVSIQNEGLLAFFANVRTPLLVLTTGVVFGTLGFAGGFGALLAYPYSVSYNRRRQINMLLPDAVSYMYALSVGGMNQLEVIQEMAKADDTYGEVSREFRSIVQETEYFDTDYRSAIRKQANSSPSDGLQAFLIDMLSIINSGGDMTEFLEEQKEKHMRTARQEQEDVLETLELFAEMYLTISLFPLLLIIVFVVMVLLGELSTSLLFVAVYGLIPITAVLFLGLVATVTRDEFGTGTISTEGENAWLEAETETGVWNRGLIEAFVGTYRIFGRIAERERIYDVVQVAKRPHHFFRDNPLYTLAVTVPATIALVGGLLATNAVPTTWNGLVRQPIWGTFVYLFAPLYVIALPLAVFHEWNVRSRTAVLETLTDDLRKLASVNDTGMTLLESIGTVGRTSSGKLARELQGMYDNVNYGMSLRESLVEFNNRYRIPRLARTVKLISKSQEASSQITTVLRTAATASENQDDLDRERRSRTRMQVAIIVMTFVAMLGVLVILKTQFIDVMAGLTDGSGRGSLGFGGAVDTGQLSLLFFHAISLQAVLTGISAGYLRNNSLLAGAKYVVALSTVALVVWTVVS
- a CDS encoding alpha/beta hydrolase gives rise to the protein MNWERLLVWTVGTLLVAASLGVGVVGTPYAATPDELQTVEKNPAVTVSSLGDGYVLSPGAGAVERDGDTPTALVFYPGGRVHPNAYVPVLAPVVERTGVTIFIPKPPLYLAVFDVDMAGQIITDHPEIEQWFVGGHSLGGAMACRYVARSPGQVSGLVLFGSYCDRDVGAADVRVLSVRGERDGILDAESARNNRENLPADGTIEVTIEGMNHSQFGGYGGQAGDARATIPDEGAHEALQDALVEFLRSNDGEAVAGFAFGPLGRADGEGNER
- a CDS encoding carbonic anhydrase translates to MADDVIRALLGGNERHVASLPEGYFSAVQTAQQPPVVSVCCSDSRVSQEGMWAVDEPGWLFTPSTIGNQVWDRYENETVVDGSVLYPMAYTDTEVAVVVGHTGCGAVTAALEAVEEGDLDAPPGVRKWVEMLVPVVEAGLDDDRVDPDRATSLVDQLVEYNVDRQVAFLRESDDVPDAVTVLGFVYDFQRVYGDDEGRTYLVNLDGETDPETIRTAIPDAFTDSVRRLLK
- a CDS encoding type II/IV secretion system ATPase subunit, with the protein product MAKSDRPVSGGDGPTLLPPVDETPPAVLGEYTWAAYMREHGHEDEIEALYSAAAERDEPAGWLEGRRAEQPDVPVPEGDAWEAVAFDPTDVLGFHPDATARRLEETGSSARAVWTAFAEWIWRTPVTKDEYTWEHYKWEYFYEDDGRLPRDENGALIEFDPAEALGFEPASIEARLDDLADRAEATLELEDRRTVDVNPDIDEDDFFSSAEGETTLVNRYDLEKAVSMDRKLEFTEVERYWVNEPHAFVIIFHSAKENEEKYYLVTPYLNEIEADLVDFLSGKLRTVIRNADEAVGIATTPEERAAVLEREIEGLLDRYDLRSESTSILADVRERIESVLGDGDEPAPEPPNPLDGIAARPEPVVVEEDSETLTPYQVQKLLHVLIRDFIGYERIDGIKHDVNVEDISCDGYDQPVFVYHTEYENLITNVRHGRTQLDNFVIKLAQRSGKGISKRRPQVDATLPDGSRAQLTLGEEVSDHGTNYTIRQFNDVPFTPIDLINWNTFSLDQMAFLWLAIENNKSIIFAGGTASGKTTTLNAASLFIPSNTKIVSIEDTREVELPQRNWIASITRPSFTDDDTGNVDEFDLLETALRQRPEYIAMGEVRGEEGRTLFQVMSTGHTTVTTFHADSIGEVLKRFTTDPINVSKTMFTGVDLVCVQTQTRVQGRKVRRAKTITEVNHYDAENDEINVQDVYKWHPESDSHRQNGVPNTLDDITFDQGWSDARLDEERAKRKAVLAYLIENDLTEYAQVAATLQAFMKDPDTVLALMARGSLERSLENLREMESIGIDVQPEKEALVPRPTADEEMRRQVREVLAEAEERFLAAYETVEPSPLVSALSDVRPAEDVVVEPSTDPAEPEPVAGNGSDAEPPSQATSDDHESTTMNDSDLFADLLDDRDRLDDMLDDETNDPSSGTTSDDESTSDPRR
- a CDS encoding archaellin/type IV pilin N-terminal domain-containing protein, with protein sequence MTEQETGRRERQTGDGGAPARAQTETIGVVILIGVTVIASVALVAAGASVIDSTQRSAEDTYVERSLVQFDARADEVSLGESTMARSDFGDTKGFRVDVQENAGRMTIVHHDANGDDDEVIYDETLGAVRLQRGETTLAYQGGGVWRSDGAGTVMVSKPAMNYRDQTLTFPVVRVQGSDSAMGAVRAVVRDGDYRTVPVFPNETATYASGVPYQNTLRYGHVTVTVGGEYYDGWARYWREHTTGRVSVDHANRTADLDLYAYGTLGSFQMPDEGEAIEVRGYAGAETLGNFSVDLAPDDTDAAQFDNLQWSMYAEEGDQQFEVHLRQGKRAHGEGACKTQTVDATVYYSETGGDTYEGWHADDAFTSECTDRDGDGVADETRLVANLTGETRLEQTELSSSHLTHFSPSGGTEISGDPGTFAATCDDPDCDESAPVGDLTGYYLAQLGMDFDIVVDDKSSDTVNENASSGYIEYPGEGRITYLHVTENTIDVELE